One part of the Sphingopyxis sp. TUF1 genome encodes these proteins:
- a CDS encoding cell wall hydrolase, whose translation MKPELTLTARSTRRDPPPERPAGPGRAFWAAIGAVSIVACLAFLLSSGQFRAPAFFGPYSVSVPVDFRPYDPERWAIMTAEDYAAALKIDPTLPDPNGVGYSDATALPPADPALLREEAFAGPPAKPYVFRGVTALDRERAHYCLTAAIYYEAASESDDGMRGVAQTIINRVRHPSFPNTVCGVVFQGSQRAGVCQFTFSCDGAMARAPSRANWLRASRVASAALGGQVFAKVGLATHYHTQAIWPRWGKSLVMTNIVGAHIFHRWRGRWGMPDAFRAPYAGREPVPGPYLPIAQQLAILKGQGIAPGAGPLPALTGAAAPLPDAAPAPLPGSLTPATPGAPAAAVPAVPSYADPRLNQSGQIRDEFSKSGEWKR comes from the coding sequence ATGAAGCCCGAACTGACCCTGACCGCCCGTTCGACGCGGCGCGACCCGCCGCCCGAACGGCCGGCGGGGCCGGGGCGCGCCTTTTGGGCCGCGATTGGGGCAGTGTCGATTGTCGCCTGTCTCGCCTTTCTGCTATCGAGCGGACAGTTTCGTGCGCCGGCGTTTTTCGGCCCGTACAGCGTATCGGTGCCGGTCGATTTCAGGCCCTATGACCCTGAACGCTGGGCGATCATGACCGCCGAGGATTATGCCGCGGCGCTGAAAATCGACCCGACGCTGCCCGATCCGAACGGCGTCGGTTACAGCGATGCCACCGCGCTACCCCCCGCCGACCCCGCCTTGCTGCGCGAAGAGGCCTTTGCCGGCCCGCCCGCCAAACCCTATGTGTTTCGCGGAGTAACCGCGCTCGACCGCGAGCGCGCGCATTATTGCCTGACCGCTGCCATCTATTACGAGGCCGCGTCCGAAAGCGACGACGGAATGCGCGGCGTCGCCCAGACGATCATCAACCGCGTCCGCCACCCAAGCTTTCCGAACACGGTGTGCGGCGTCGTTTTCCAGGGGTCGCAGCGCGCGGGGGTGTGCCAGTTTACCTTCAGCTGCGACGGCGCGATGGCGCGCGCGCCCAGCCGCGCCAACTGGCTGCGCGCCAGCCGCGTTGCGTCGGCGGCGCTCGGCGGTCAGGTTTTTGCCAAGGTGGGGCTCGCGACCCATTATCACACGCAGGCGATCTGGCCGCGCTGGGGCAAAAGCCTGGTGATGACCAACATCGTCGGCGCGCATATCTTTCACCGCTGGCGCGGACGCTGGGGGATGCCCGACGCCTTCCGCGCACCTTACGCGGGCCGCGAGCCGGTGCCCGGCCCCTATTTGCCCATCGCGCAGCAACTCGCGATTCTGAAGGGTCAGGGCATTGCCCCCGGTGCCGGCCCGCTTCCCGCGCTCACGGGCGCGGCGGCGCCGCTTCCCGATGCCGCGCCCGCGCCGCTGCCCGGCTCTCTCACCCCCGCAACTCCCGGCGCTCCGGCCGCCGCGGTCCCTGCCGTGCCAAGCTACGCCGACCCCCGACTCAACCAATCCGGACAAATCCGCGACGAATTTTCGAAGAGCGGCGAGTGGAAACGTTGA
- a CDS encoding ATP-binding protein has translation MDMQGGFGAGDSTAVQHVRLAGGGIAAPVAPVTTHHRDDLLIGEVVDISGSASRVLLDAATIGKLSSSSDAAVAMAGQVGAQVKVRVGNIWLIASIRDQQLHERGEGLIVATIDFLGEGEEEKITGRIHNFRRGVTRYPVPGSPVFAATSADLKQIYAADERAHVEIGTVHPTKDVRGSLYVDAMLGKHFALLGSTGTGKSTSAALILHKICELAPQGHIVMIDPHGEYSAAFKGTGALFDVDNLAMPYWLMNFEEHCEVFVTAEGRDRQADCDVLARCLLQARTKNRLAEGMTKITVDSPIPYLLSDLLSILTNEMGKLDKATSSAPFMRIKGKIEEMRADPRYNFMFSGMLVADTMANFLGKIFRLPSDGRPISIIDVSGVPSDITGVVVAVLSRLTFDYAIWSRGEPQRPILLVCEEAHRYIPSKDIGTGQAVRKILERIAKEGRKYGVSLGLITQRPSDLAEGVLSQCGTIISMRLNNERDQHFVKSAMPEGARGFIDSIPALRNRECIVCGEGVSIPIRVYLDTLEEEKRPASSDPLFSKLWRETGGEAEIIERVVKRWRSQGR, from the coding sequence ATGGACATGCAGGGCGGATTTGGCGCCGGGGATTCGACGGCGGTGCAGCATGTGCGGCTGGCGGGCGGCGGCATTGCGGCGCCCGTGGCACCGGTTACGACCCATCACCGCGATGACCTGCTGATCGGCGAAGTCGTCGATATTTCGGGGTCGGCGTCGCGCGTCCTGCTCGACGCGGCGACGATCGGCAAGCTGTCGTCGTCGAGCGATGCCGCGGTCGCGATGGCCGGACAGGTCGGTGCGCAGGTCAAGGTTCGCGTCGGCAACATCTGGCTGATTGCCAGCATCCGCGACCAGCAATTGCACGAACGCGGCGAGGGGCTGATCGTCGCGACGATCGATTTCCTCGGCGAAGGCGAAGAGGAAAAGATCACCGGCCGCATCCATAATTTCCGCCGCGGCGTGACGCGCTACCCCGTTCCGGGCAGCCCTGTCTTTGCGGCGACCAGCGCCGATCTCAAGCAGATTTACGCCGCTGACGAGCGGGCGCATGTCGAGATCGGCACCGTCCACCCGACCAAGGATGTCCGTGGTTCGCTCTATGTCGATGCGATGCTCGGCAAGCATTTCGCGCTGCTGGGATCGACCGGTACGGGTAAATCGACGAGCGCCGCGCTGATCCTCCACAAGATCTGCGAGCTCGCGCCGCAGGGCCATATTGTGATGATCGACCCGCACGGCGAATATTCGGCCGCGTTCAAGGGCACCGGCGCGCTGTTCGACGTCGACAATCTCGCGATGCCTTATTGGCTGATGAATTTCGAGGAACATTGCGAAGTGTTCGTCACGGCGGAGGGTCGCGACCGCCAGGCCGACTGCGACGTGCTGGCGCGTTGTCTGCTCCAGGCGCGGACGAAGAACCGGCTGGCTGAGGGAATGACGAAGATCACGGTCGATTCGCCGATCCCCTATCTGCTGTCCGACCTGCTCAGCATCCTCACAAACGAGATGGGCAAGCTCGACAAGGCGACGTCGAGTGCGCCCTTCATGCGCATCAAGGGCAAGATCGAGGAAATGCGCGCCGACCCGCGCTATAATTTCATGTTCTCCGGGATGCTCGTCGCCGACACGATGGCCAATTTCCTCGGCAAGATTTTCCGCCTGCCATCGGACGGTCGCCCGATTTCGATCATCGACGTGTCGGGCGTTCCCAGCGACATCACCGGCGTCGTCGTCGCAGTGTTGTCGCGCCTGACCTTCGATTATGCGATCTGGTCGCGCGGCGAGCCGCAGCGCCCGATCCTGCTCGTGTGCGAAGAAGCGCACCGTTATATACCCTCGAAGGACATCGGGACGGGACAGGCGGTGCGCAAGATCCTCGAGCGGATTGCCAAGGAAGGCCGCAAATATGGCGTGTCGCTGGGACTCATCACCCAGCGCCCGTCGGACCTCGCAGAAGGCGTGCTGTCGCAGTGCGGCACGATCATCTCGATGCGCCTCAACAACGAACGCGACCAGCATTTCGTGAAATCGGCGATGCCCGAAGGCGCGCGCGGCTTCATCGATTCGATCCCGGCGCTACGCAACCGTGAGTGCATCGTCTGCGGCGAGGGCGTGTCGATCCCGATCCGCGTCTATCTCGACACGCTCGAAGAGGAGAAGCGGCCGGCGTCGAGCGATCCGCTCTTCTCGAAACTGTGGCGCGAAACGGGCGGTGAGGCCGAGATCATCGAGCGCGTGGTCAAACGCTGGCGCAGCCAGGGGCGGTAA
- a CDS encoding VOC family protein, whose protein sequence is MGHVKGIGGLFFRARDPEALNAWYREWLGVGAGCSADDNGPVDEWTWTTAGGPLGFSAFKADTDYFAADRQFMINLRVDDLDAVLAPFREAGADIITKPEWDDPAVGRFARVHDPEGNPIELWEPPRS, encoded by the coding sequence ATGGGGCATGTCAAAGGAATCGGCGGACTTTTCTTCCGCGCGCGCGACCCGGAGGCGCTGAACGCCTGGTATCGCGAGTGGCTCGGCGTTGGCGCAGGGTGCAGCGCCGACGATAACGGGCCGGTCGACGAATGGACATGGACCACGGCCGGAGGGCCACTCGGCTTTTCGGCGTTCAAGGCCGACACCGACTATTTCGCGGCCGACCGCCAGTTCATGATCAACCTGCGCGTCGACGACCTCGACGCCGTGCTCGCGCCGTTTCGTGAGGCGGGCGCGGACATCATCACCAAGCCCGAATGGGACGATCCGGCGGTGGGCCGCTTTGCGCGCGTTCACGATCCGGAGGGGAATCCGATCGAATTGTGGGAGCCGCCCAGGAGCTGA
- the nhaA gene encoding Na+/H+ antiporter NhaA codes for MARSFPPPSALRDFLESESAGGMLLIFAAILAMIVANSPLSGLYHDLIHAVTGPVLTDKLGPMTVHLWINDGLMAVFFLLVGLEIKREFVDGRLASWDRRRLPFIAAAAGMAVPAALYMAFAGDEPGLAQGWAIPAATDIAFAMGVLALLGKRAPTSLKLFLVTVAIVDDMGAVAIIALFYTAKINLFALGAAAAILGVMFACNRGGVKNLLVYMTLFLLLWYAMLLSGVHATIAGVLAAMTIPFERTPGTPDSQTSPLHRLEHALHPTVAFAIVPLFGFANAGVDVRALGIDQIFAPLPLGIAAGLFLGKQIGIFGSVWLSVKLGIAGRLRGATWLQVYGVAMLCGIGFTMSLFIGGLAFPGNALLIEEAKIGILMGSLAAALVGFAVLRFAPLHPQHDAIETASDGEIAADGDVRDTSEATR; via the coding sequence GTGGCCCGCAGTTTTCCGCCCCCATCCGCGTTACGCGATTTCCTCGAAAGCGAAAGCGCGGGCGGAATGCTGCTTATTTTCGCGGCCATTTTGGCAATGATTGTTGCCAATTCACCCTTGTCGGGTCTGTATCATGACCTGATCCATGCGGTGACGGGGCCGGTACTCACCGACAAGCTCGGCCCGATGACGGTCCATCTTTGGATCAACGACGGGCTGATGGCGGTGTTTTTCCTGCTCGTCGGGCTGGAGATCAAGCGCGAGTTCGTCGATGGACGGCTTGCGAGTTGGGATCGGCGGCGCCTGCCCTTCATCGCCGCCGCCGCCGGCATGGCGGTGCCTGCAGCGCTTTACATGGCCTTTGCCGGCGATGAGCCGGGACTGGCGCAAGGGTGGGCGATCCCCGCCGCGACCGACATCGCCTTTGCGATGGGCGTGCTGGCCCTGCTCGGCAAGCGCGCGCCGACCTCGCTCAAACTCTTTCTCGTCACCGTCGCGATCGTCGACGACATGGGAGCGGTCGCGATCATCGCGCTTTTCTATACCGCCAAGATCAACCTGTTCGCGCTCGGCGCTGCGGCGGCGATCCTTGGCGTCATGTTCGCCTGCAACCGCGGCGGAGTGAAGAATCTCCTAGTCTATATGACCCTGTTCCTCCTGCTCTGGTATGCGATGCTGCTCTCGGGCGTCCATGCGACGATCGCCGGCGTCCTCGCGGCGATGACCATCCCCTTCGAGCGGACGCCGGGTACCCCCGACAGCCAGACGTCGCCGCTGCACCGACTCGAACATGCGCTGCATCCTACAGTGGCCTTTGCCATCGTCCCGCTGTTCGGCTTCGCGAATGCGGGCGTCGATGTGCGCGCGCTGGGCATCGACCAGATTTTTGCGCCCTTGCCGCTGGGCATCGCCGCGGGGCTGTTCCTCGGCAAGCAGATAGGAATTTTTGGCAGCGTCTGGCTGTCGGTCAAGCTCGGCATCGCCGGGCGGCTGCGCGGCGCGACCTGGCTTCAGGTCTATGGCGTCGCGATGCTCTGCGGAATCGGCTTTACGATGAGCCTGTTCATCGGCGGGCTGGCTTTCCCGGGCAATGCGCTGCTGATCGAAGAGGCAAAGATTGGCATCCTGATGGGGTCGCTCGCCGCCGCGCTGGTCGGCTTTGCCGTCCTCCGCTTTGCCCCGCTGCATCCGCAGCACGACGCCATCGAAACCGCTTCCGACGGCGAGATTGCCGCCGACGGCGATGTGCGTGACACATCCGAAGCAACTCGCTAA
- a CDS encoding glycosyl transferase family protein — protein sequence MISTDVEDGAMPSAGQGWQVGLSTAWLEWLVLVAGRELMLFASVGILLIGLDDLFLDALWLATRGQRRTEGVETTPIEGRIAVFIPAWDEAAALPAMLRRTLAAWEGEDFRLYVGCYPNDAATIFAISPLVARDLRVRLVIGENDGPTTKGDNLNQIWAALCADERAEAMRFAAVVLHDAEDHVHRHELALYRWHLVDNAMVQIPVMPIIDRRARLVGGHYADEFAEAHGKDLVVRSRLGLPLPSAGVGCALTRSTLALLAIERGGEPFGSDSLTEDYEMGMVIGAYGLGACFVDAVDRAGERIVSRGAFPGRADAAVRQKSRWIAGIALAGWDHLGWPGSRLRDAQRSAGRDLLARWMLWRDRRAPLAALILLAAYVSLFLVAAGLAGQFFFGWEAIAPGGPLQWLLALNLLLLGWRMTLRVHFTARRHGWREGMFAVPRAFVANVIAMLAARRAVLLYWRILRSGEVIWDKTDHSEADDLVADALARVPTR from the coding sequence TTGATTAGCACTGACGTCGAGGATGGCGCCATGCCATCGGCGGGGCAAGGCTGGCAAGTGGGGCTATCGACCGCATGGCTGGAATGGCTGGTCCTTGTGGCGGGCCGCGAGCTGATGCTGTTCGCATCGGTGGGCATCTTGCTGATCGGCCTCGACGATCTGTTCCTCGACGCCCTGTGGCTGGCCACGCGCGGACAGCGCCGGACCGAAGGTGTTGAAACCACGCCAATCGAGGGACGCATCGCCGTGTTCATTCCCGCATGGGATGAAGCCGCAGCCCTGCCCGCAATGCTTCGCAGGACCCTCGCGGCATGGGAAGGGGAGGATTTTCGTCTGTATGTCGGATGCTATCCCAACGACGCGGCGACGATTTTCGCAATTTCGCCGTTGGTTGCGCGCGATCTGCGGGTGCGGCTGGTAATCGGCGAGAATGACGGCCCGACGACAAAGGGCGACAATCTGAACCAGATTTGGGCGGCGCTGTGCGCCGACGAGCGCGCTGAGGCGATGCGCTTTGCGGCGGTCGTGCTCCACGATGCCGAGGATCATGTCCACCGGCACGAACTCGCGCTCTACCGCTGGCATCTTGTCGATAATGCGATGGTGCAGATTCCCGTAATGCCGATCATCGATCGGCGCGCGCGCTTGGTCGGGGGGCATTATGCGGACGAATTTGCCGAGGCGCATGGCAAGGACCTGGTGGTGCGGTCGCGTCTTGGTTTGCCGCTGCCGTCGGCGGGGGTGGGCTGTGCGCTGACGCGCAGCACGCTCGCGTTGCTCGCGATCGAGCGAGGGGGGGAGCCCTTTGGCAGCGACAGCCTGACCGAAGATTACGAGATGGGCATGGTGATCGGCGCTTATGGCCTCGGCGCGTGCTTCGTCGATGCCGTCGATCGCGCGGGCGAGCGCATCGTCTCGCGCGGCGCTTTCCCGGGCCGCGCTGATGCCGCGGTTCGGCAAAAATCGCGCTGGATCGCGGGGATTGCCCTTGCGGGCTGGGACCATCTGGGATGGCCGGGCTCACGCTTGCGGGACGCGCAACGCTCGGCCGGGCGCGACCTCCTCGCGCGCTGGATGCTCTGGCGTGATCGCCGGGCGCCGCTCGCGGCGCTCATCCTGCTTGCAGCTTATGTTAGCCTGTTTCTTGTCGCCGCAGGACTGGCGGGGCAGTTTTTCTTCGGCTGGGAAGCCATCGCACCGGGCGGGCCGTTGCAATGGCTTCTTGCGCTCAACCTGCTGCTGCTCGGCTGGCGCATGACGCTTCGCGTCCATTTCACCGCGCGCCGCCATGGCTGGCGCGAAGGAATGTTCGCGGTGCCGCGCGCCTTTGTCGCAAACGTCATCGCAATGCTCGCAGCGCGCCGCGCCGTCCTGCTTTATTGGCGGATACTGCGGTCGGGTGAGGTGATCTGGGACAAGACTGATCATAGCGAAGCCGACGACTTGGTCGCCGACGCGCTTGCCCGGGTGCCGACGCGATGA
- the nusA gene encoding transcription termination factor NusA: protein MATAISANKAELLAIANSVASEKMIDKAIVIEAIEEAIQRAARARYGAENDIRAKLDPQTGDLRLWRVVEVVETVEDYFKQVDLAAGQKLQKDAKIGDFIVDPLPAVDLGRIDAQSAKQVIFQKVREADRERQYQEFKDRAGEIITGVVKSVEFGHIVVNLGRAEGVIRRDQQIPRELMRVGDRVRALILSVRSETRGPQIFLSRAHPDFMKKLFAQEVPEIYDGIIEIKAAARDPGSRAKIGVISYDGSIDPVGACVGMKGSRVQAVVQEMQGEKIDIIPWSEDTATFVVNALQPATVQRVVIDEDDSRIEVVVPDDQLSLAIGRRGQNVRLASQLTGSQIDIMTEADASEKRQREFVERSTMFQEELDVDETLAQLLVAEGFSELEEVAYVGIDELASIEGFDDELAQELQSRALEGLERREEASRAERRELGVEDALADIPHLTEAMLVTLGKAGIKTLDDLADLATDELIAKKRQDNRRGPARSERAEDKGGVLGEYGLSEEQGNEIIMAARAHWFEDEPEAAAPAEAGEAADADPAQ from the coding sequence ATGGCCACTGCCATTTCCGCCAACAAGGCCGAGCTGCTCGCGATTGCCAACAGCGTCGCCAGCGAGAAGATGATCGACAAGGCGATCGTCATCGAGGCGATCGAGGAAGCGATCCAGCGTGCCGCGCGCGCGCGTTACGGCGCCGAGAACGACATTCGTGCGAAGCTCGACCCGCAGACCGGCGACCTTCGCCTGTGGCGCGTCGTCGAAGTGGTCGAGACGGTCGAGGATTATTTCAAGCAGGTCGATCTCGCTGCCGGGCAGAAGTTGCAGAAGGACGCCAAGATCGGCGACTTCATCGTCGATCCGCTGCCCGCGGTCGACCTTGGCCGCATCGACGCGCAGTCGGCGAAGCAGGTGATTTTCCAGAAGGTCCGCGAAGCCGACCGCGAGCGCCAGTATCAGGAGTTCAAGGACCGCGCGGGCGAGATCATCACCGGCGTCGTGAAATCGGTCGAATTCGGCCATATCGTCGTCAACCTGGGCCGCGCCGAGGGTGTGATCCGCCGCGACCAGCAGATCCCGCGCGAACTGATGCGCGTCGGCGACCGCGTCCGCGCGCTGATCCTGTCGGTGCGCAGCGAAACGCGCGGGCCGCAGATTTTCCTCAGCCGCGCGCACCCCGACTTCATGAAGAAGCTGTTCGCGCAGGAAGTGCCCGAAATTTACGACGGCATCATCGAGATCAAGGCCGCAGCGCGCGATCCGGGTTCGCGCGCGAAGATCGGCGTCATCAGCTATGACGGCAGCATCGACCCCGTCGGCGCCTGCGTCGGCATGAAGGGCAGCCGCGTGCAGGCGGTCGTCCAGGAAATGCAGGGCGAAAAGATCGACATCATCCCCTGGTCCGAAGATACCGCGACTTTCGTCGTCAACGCGCTCCAGCCGGCAACGGTGCAGCGCGTCGTGATCGACGAGGATGACAGCCGCATCGAAGTCGTCGTTCCCGACGATCAGCTGAGCCTTGCCATCGGCCGCCGCGGCCAGAATGTCCGCCTCGCCAGCCAGCTGACCGGCAGCCAGATCGACATCATGACCGAGGCCGACGCGAGCGAGAAGCGGCAGCGCGAATTCGTCGAGCGTTCGACGATGTTCCAGGAAGAACTCGACGTCGACGAAACGCTCGCGCAGCTGCTGGTCGCCGAAGGGTTCAGCGAGCTGGAAGAAGTCGCCTATGTCGGCATCGACGAACTGGCGAGCATCGAAGGCTTCGACGACGAACTGGCGCAGGAGCTGCAAAGCCGTGCGCTCGAAGGGCTCGAGCGCCGCGAGGAAGCGTCGCGCGCAGAACGCCGCGAACTGGGCGTCGAGGACGCGCTTGCGGACATTCCGCACCTGACCGAAGCGATGCTCGTCACGCTCGGCAAGGCGGGAATCAAGACGCTCGACGACCTTGCCGACCTCGCGACCGACGAACTGATCGCGAAAAAGCGCCAGGACAATCGCCGTGGCCCGGCGCGCAGCGAGCGCGCCGAGGACAAGGGCGGCGTGCTCGGCGAATATGGCCTGAGCGAAGAGCAGGGCAACGAGATCATCATGGCGGCGCGCGCGCACTGGTTCGAAGACGAACCCGAAGCAGCCGCGCCTGCCGAAGCCGGGGAGGCCGCCGATGCGGACCCCGCACAATGA
- a CDS encoding sulfite exporter TauE/SafE family protein, with protein MDLYLPVANLSVNALVIILLGGGVGFLSGMFGVGGGFLTTPLLIFYGIPPTVAAASAATQVTGASVSGALAHLERGGVDLRMGAVLVVGGLLGSLIGAGLFELLTAWGQIDTVINMLYVALLGSVGSIMAREAWGALQNMRAGLPAPARKRRHHPVVANLPLRWRFYRSGLYISPLAPLILGMVVGVLTMLLGVGGGFIMVPAMLFLLGMGTQVVVGTSLFQILFVTIATTMVHALTTGAVDIVLAGLLLLGSVTGAQIGARFAQSVKPEYLRMALAVIVLLVAARMAVDLFIRPDEIYTVQ; from the coding sequence GTGGATCTTTACCTTCCAGTCGCCAATCTGTCGGTCAACGCGCTGGTCATCATCCTGCTCGGGGGCGGTGTGGGATTCCTGTCGGGCATGTTCGGCGTTGGCGGGGGCTTCCTGACGACGCCGCTGCTGATCTTCTATGGCATTCCGCCGACGGTCGCAGCGGCATCGGCGGCAACGCAGGTGACGGGTGCCAGCGTTTCCGGCGCGCTCGCGCATCTCGAACGCGGCGGGGTGGATCTGCGCATGGGCGCAGTGCTCGTCGTCGGCGGCCTTCTGGGGTCGTTGATCGGCGCGGGGCTGTTCGAACTGCTCACCGCGTGGGGGCAGATCGATACGGTGATCAACATGCTCTATGTGGCGCTGCTCGGCTCGGTCGGCAGCATCATGGCGCGCGAGGCGTGGGGCGCCCTGCAGAACATGCGCGCCGGACTTCCTGCCCCGGCACGCAAAAGGCGCCATCATCCGGTGGTCGCCAACCTGCCGCTGCGCTGGCGCTTCTACCGATCGGGCCTTTACATCTCGCCGCTCGCGCCGCTGATCCTCGGCATGGTGGTGGGGGTTTTGACGATGCTGCTCGGCGTCGGCGGCGGGTTCATCATGGTGCCCGCGATGCTCTTTCTGCTCGGCATGGGGACCCAGGTCGTTGTCGGCACGTCGCTGTTCCAGATATTGTTCGTGACGATCGCGACGACGATGGTCCACGCGCTGACGACCGGCGCGGTCGATATCGTGCTCGCCGGGCTGCTGCTGCTCGGCAGCGTGACGGGCGCGCAGATCGGCGCGCGCTTTGCGCAGAGCGTCAAGCCCGAGTATCTCCGCATGGCGCTGGCGGTTATCGTCCTGCTCGTCGCGGCGCGCATGGCCGTCGATCTCTTTATCCGCCCCGACGAAATCTACACGGTGCAATGA
- the rimP gene encoding ribosome maturation protein RimP — MVDFDALNAIIAPEAEAMGLALVRVAFFGGDSDPTLQVMAERPDTRQLTIDDCAELSRRISDRLDALEEAGKDPIDVAYRLEVSSPGIDRPLTRPADFADWAGHEVKVALKEKLDGRQRFNGTLVGIDGDVVTISDKEGVEHKLPFDAIDTAKLVLTDKLIAATVPLSTEGADEMEEEGQD, encoded by the coding sequence TTGGTCGATTTCGACGCCCTGAATGCGATCATCGCGCCCGAAGCCGAGGCGATGGGCCTCGCGCTTGTGCGCGTCGCTTTTTTTGGCGGCGACAGCGACCCGACCTTGCAGGTGATGGCCGAGCGGCCCGACACGCGCCAGCTGACGATCGACGATTGCGCTGAACTGTCGCGCCGCATCTCCGACCGGCTCGACGCGCTCGAGGAAGCGGGCAAGGACCCGATCGATGTCGCCTATCGGCTCGAAGTCTCGTCGCCCGGCATCGACCGGCCGCTGACGAGGCCCGCCGACTTCGCCGACTGGGCGGGGCATGAGGTGAAGGTGGCGCTCAAGGAAAAGCTGGACGGGCGCCAGCGCTTCAACGGCACGCTCGTCGGCATCGACGGCGATGTCGTCACGATTTCGGATAAGGAAGGGGTGGAGCATAAGCTGCCGTTCGATGCGATCGACACGGCGAAGCTGGTCCTCACCGACAAATTGATTGCCGCAACCGTTCCGCTCTCCACCGAGGGCGCCGACGAAATGGAAGAAGAAGGACAGGACTGA
- a CDS encoding TIGR02186 family protein produces MTALRALLLWFALALLPLSGARAADPRLVPDVSSRAIDIQYSFTGEELLLFGAILYPGQRLPDDRADIVVVLKGPVRPIVLREKRRVAGIWVNASSIRLRTSPSFYAIGSSRPIDKLVDERTAAIFELGLANLSMSPTGFSEAKTLERFEAGLIDLYRRAGLFVENPAAVEITEGVLYRARIPVPARVPVGTYRAETYLISRGRVLAVASRDVQIRKTGFERFVALAAEEHGFFYGLSAVLLSLGLGYAASAIFRRR; encoded by the coding sequence ATGACCGCGCTGCGCGCCCTGCTTCTGTGGTTCGCACTGGCGCTGCTTCCGCTCTCGGGGGCGCGTGCGGCCGATCCGCGGCTTGTCCCCGACGTGTCGAGCCGCGCGATCGACATCCAGTACAGCTTTACGGGCGAGGAACTGTTGCTTTTCGGCGCGATCCTCTATCCTGGTCAGCGCCTGCCCGACGACCGCGCCGACATCGTCGTCGTGCTCAAGGGCCCGGTGCGGCCGATCGTTTTGCGCGAAAAACGGCGCGTCGCGGGCATTTGGGTCAACGCCAGCAGCATCCGCCTGCGCACGTCGCCCAGCTTTTATGCGATCGGCTCGTCACGGCCGATCGACAAGCTGGTGGATGAACGCACCGCGGCGATCTTCGAGCTCGGCCTTGCCAACCTGTCGATGTCGCCGACCGGCTTTTCGGAAGCGAAGACGCTCGAGCGCTTCGAGGCCGGGCTGATCGACCTTTATCGCCGCGCCGGGCTGTTCGTCGAAAATCCCGCTGCGGTCGAGATTACCGAAGGCGTGCTCTATCGCGCCCGCATCCCGGTACCGGCGCGCGTTCCCGTGGGGACCTATCGCGCCGAAACCTATCTGATAAGCCGCGGGCGCGTGCTCGCGGTGGCGTCGCGCGACGTCCAGATTCGCAAGACGGGGTTCGAACGCTTCGTCGCCCTCGCGGCCGAGGAGCATGGCTTTTTTTACGGGCTGTCGGCGGTGCTCCTGTCGCTGGGTCTCGGCTACGCCGCATCCGCAATTTTCCGCCGCCGCTGA